GCCCACAAATAATACTGCAAAAAGGAATACACCACGCGCAACAGGTTATTTTTGTTCTTTTTGATTATAATAAAGAATTGAAAAAACACTTACGCGAGTTAACTCCTGCCATGTGGAGTAAAACCTACAACTGCTGGTACATTAAAGAAAGTGACTTTAATCTGAATTTCTTTTTTGTAAAATTCAGCGAACTGGCCTACATTGATTATTCGGAGCTAAAGAAACCGCTTAACAAGGTTCTGCAACCAACGGCACGTCGCGACTATACTTACCGCAACAGTATTAAGCTTCCCAAACCCTATTCCGATAAATTAATTCAGAAACGGTATAGCGAAAGTACCCAACGCACCTACTCGGCTTATTTTAAGGATTTTCTGCATTTCTTCAGAGATGTTGACATTAATGATTTGAGCAAAGACGATATTAATGATTATATGTTAAAACTTGTGGCAGAAGATAAAATATCGGCAAGTGAGCAGAACCAACGCATAAACGCCATTAAGTTTTATTATGAGAAGATATTGGAGCGAGAGAAGTTTCTTTACCATATTGACAGGCCCAGACGGAGCAGGCAATTGCCTAAAGTTTTGAGCAAAAGCGAAGTAAAGGAAATTATTAAACAGTGCAACAACTTAAAACACAAATGTATATTATCGTTGATTTATTCGGCTGGCTTACGCCGAAGCGAATTAATTAATTTAAAGGTTACAGAGATATACTCGGAGCGCCGATTAATAAAGATTGCTGATGCAAAAGGGAATAAAGACCGGTACACCTTGCTATCTGACGCCCTTTTAAATATGCTTCGTGATTATTATAAACAATTTCGTCCAAAGTTTTGGCTTTTTGAAGGAAATACAAATGGCTCGCAATACAGTGCCACAAGTATTGCAAATATTTTAAAAGAAGCTGCCCGAAAAGCACGAATCTACCGAAGAGTAACACCACATATGTTACGCCATTCGTTTGCCACACATTTACTGGAGCAAGGCACAGATCTAAGGTACATACAGGAACTCTTGGGCCATAGCTCGACAAAAACTACAGAGATTTACACCCATGTAACCAATAAAAATATTAGTAATATTAAAAACCCGTTGGATGAACTTTTTAACGATTCAACATAATATGTGTTCTTTCCACGCCTATTTGGGTGTATAACAACAATAAGAAATAACGCTATAAGCGATATAACAACAATGATGATACACAGTAGTTAGGTGCAAGGCTGAAAAATGAACGACAGTGCATATTTGGTGGAATTTTTGTTTTGCCGACCCACAAATAAATTGAAAAACCAACGCACCTTTGGCACATTTGCAAGCTCCGACACACAGGCTAATGCTTCAGCTTGCAAAAGAGCCAAATTTTTGCCGACCCACTGTTGATATCTATGTTGAAATTATTAGGAATAATATATTTGATTCTATCTAAATGTTGACTATTTTTGTCAAAACGATAATTGTCAATAATGAATAATTTTGGACAAAAGCTTAAATCAATGAGAGAATTGAAAGGAGACCCTTTACGAATTGTTGCTTTTCACCTTGGAGTAGACCAAGCAGTATTAAGTAAAATTGAAAATGGCAAACGTAAGGCAACGAAAAGACAGGTAGAAATGATTTCTGACTACTTTGAGGTTTCGACAAAGGAACTTATAATTGATTGGTTAAGTGATAAGATTGTTTATGATATTGAAGACGAAGAATTTGGGTACGAAGCAATAAAAGTTGCAGAAGAAAAAATCAAATATTTGAAATCAAATAGGTGAAGACTATGGAATCAACATATAAAAGAAAATTAAAGGTATTAGACTCCTTTGCAGGTGCAGGAGGATTCAGTCTTGGATTTGAATTAACTGGAAGGTATGAAATAATTGGTGGTATTGAATATGATAGTTGGGCTGCTGAAACTTTTCAATTTAATCATAAAAATGCAAAAGTATTAGTTGGAGATATTCAGCAATACTCCGATGATTTTTTGTTAGAAGCATTTCCCGAAAAGCCTGACGTAATATTAGGGGGACCTCCGTGCCAAGGATTTTCTATCTGTAATAAAAACTCAGGTGACCCGAAAGACCCTAGAAATTCTTTATTTAATGAATTTATAAGACTTGGTAAAATATTTGACCCAGAAATAATGATAATGGAAAATGTTCCAAATATCATTAAAGCGAGGACTGGTGACAAAAAACTTGTTATTGAAATAATTAAAGAAGAATTAGAAAAGCTAGGTTACTTTACTTATCATACAATTTTAAGTGCTACAAGCTTTGGCGTTCCTCAGATAAGAAAAAGGCTGGTTGTAGTTGCCTCAAAAAGCAAACTAAAAAATCCTTTTCCATCTCCAACCCATTCACTAAATGGTGAATCACAGACTTTGTTCAATGGGAGTTTAAAAAAGTGTCCTACGCTTTGGGATGCGATTTCAGATATGCCAGATATCGAAGCTAGAGAAGGTGCTGAGGAAATGGAATATGAAAATCCACCACAAAACAGTTATCAAAAAATGCTCAGAGGTGATTCAAAAAAAGTATATAATAATAAGGCTATGAATCATTCCAAAAGAGTTGTAGAAAGATTTTCATCAATGTCATGTGGCGATTCAGTTTCAGATGTTCCTGAACATTTGAAACCATTAAAACGAAATGGAAATGGTGAAATATCAGGGAAGGTTTATGACCAAAATAATAGGAGAATGCATGCTGATAAACCTTGTCATACAATAGCTGCTTCATTTTATGCTAATTTTGTTCATCCATATAAAAATCGAAATTTTACACCGCGTGAGGGAGCTAGAGTCCAATCATTTCCTGATTGGTTCGTTTTTAAGGGCAAACCTACTGTGGTAAGTCATAAGTTATTGGAAAGAGAGGGAAGAGCTGAAGAAAAACATCTTTGTCAATATAATCAAATAGGAAATGCAGTTCCACCATTAATGGCTAAGGCTATTGCTGAAAATATAGATAAACAATTAACATTTCAATTTGCAAAAGAATGTATGTACACGGAGACAATTTAGCCCAAAAGGAGGCACACAAAACGAAATATCTTGATAAAGATTCAAGAAAATATCTAATTGAAATTAGAAAAGAATATGACAAATGGAGAAAAGCAAATGAAAAGCTTAAAGGTCCCTATATTGAAAATTCTAAAGATGATATAAAAATATTAAGGGAAAGAGTAAAACTGTTTTCAGAGTATAAGGATTTCATTGACCAACAAAAGTATGCAGAAAAGTTTGATTCGAGGTCAAATTTGCATTCAAGTGTATTGGAAGAGTTTATTTATTATATTTTCAGAGACTTGGTTTATAAATTCTCAAAATCAGCCCTGCTTGGTAAGGCTCACGCTTTTAAGGATATATTCTTTGATTCTGCTAGTTTCACAGAGATGATAAACACTCCCAATGCAAGGATTGAAATTAAAGACCATGATTTTGTAATTGGTGTTAATATTGAAACAAACATGCAAGTTTCTGGAAGCAAAAAGGAGCAAAAAGCTATTTTACAAATCCCTGCCGTTGCCATTGAGTGTAAGACCTATTTGGATAAAACGATGCTTGAAGGTTCATCAACCGCAGCTGAACAATTAAAAATGAAAAATCCAAATGGTATTTATATTGTTGTTTCTGAATGGCTAAAGTTGACTTCACAAGTAAATTTAGGAAAATACAAAGTCGACCAAGTTTATGTGCTAAGGAAACAAAAGAATACAGATAGAGAATTTCGATATCTTGACGACTACGTTAAGAATCCGATTCATGCTGACGTAATTGAACATCTATACAATACTGTAAGAACTCATCTAACATCAGATTGGGAAAAAGGTGTTGAGTTTGGATTACAAAAAGGATATTTACTTTAACATGCCAACCCTTCGCAGTCATACACATTGCCAAGTCGCTCAAAAAAGCCGACACACGTCCAAAACTTGTCAAAGAGTATGCCTGCCCAAACGCTCAAAAAGATTGCCGACCCAAAAAAAACAAAAATTAGTGCAAGTAATGAACGTAACTGATTGAAAATGAATAAAGCCCAGCACCTAACACGCAATATACGTAAGCCGGGGGATGTGGGTGTTTCAAACTTTTGTACATTTACTCAAAATTGTAACGGTTTGATAGGTTCGTGTTTCAAAATCCCGGCCTACGCATATTGCCACCGTTATCATTCAGTTCAAATAAAGAATAAGGATAGATGAAAATTAGAGATTGGAATAATACATGAATAGAAAGAAGAATAAAAAAATGCTAGTTAAGAGAATAAACTTAAAGAGCAATACATATGATTTTATAATTAAGGACAAATGTACGGCTTTTAGAATAATAGAAAGCACAAAAAATGAAAAATGCGGAATTAAGTTTACTAAGCCTAATCAGTACAACAAATTAATATTTTATATTGGGATTTTTTTTAGAGAAAATAAAAAAGCAATCGTTTTGGCGGTAATAATACTATTATTGACATACCCAATCAAGTATATACTCGACAAATGGATATGTCCATAGTGCAAATTTAATAGAGAAATAAGCTACAAGTAAGTACTTAATAAATGACAAGTCTTTTTCTATTTTATTGTATTTCATAAACTAAAATTTAAAATTGTTAGAAAAACTAAATACTGATGGACTTGCTTATTTGGAGTTTAAAGATTTTAAAACAGACCAACTAATATTCATTACCAACAATCCCATGAAAAGACTTGATAATTGGATAAAAATATTATCATTAGTTGCAGCATTTATAGCACTTTTGGCATCTTTTAGGAATTGCAATAGAGTCAATGAATTAGAAGATTCAAAAACATCCATTATCGAATCAAACGCAACAAATGCAAGCAAACAAATGGCACATATAAATAAATATCCAATCAATACGGCTATATTTTCCATTATATAATTAAACATAAACTAAAATTTAAAATTATGAATGAAAACGAATTAAAAGAAAAACGTTTTGATGAATTAGCATCAATTACAAGTTTACTGTTAGAAAACAATGCAATACTTATGACTCTATTAAATTTGTATGTAAAAACAAATAATATCAACTTAGATGAGGCAAATAAAATGCTTCAAGATAAACGGCGAGAATCCTCTGATTTTTTAATCGAGTTG
Above is a genomic segment from uncultured Draconibacterium sp. containing:
- the xerA gene encoding site-specific tyrosine recombinase/integron integrase, with product MNTRPQIILQKGIHHAQQVIFVLFDYNKELKKHLRELTPAMWSKTYNCWYIKESDFNLNFFFVKFSELAYIDYSELKKPLNKVLQPTARRDYTYRNSIKLPKPYSDKLIQKRYSESTQRTYSAYFKDFLHFFRDVDINDLSKDDINDYMLKLVAEDKISASEQNQRINAIKFYYEKILEREKFLYHIDRPRRSRQLPKVLSKSEVKEIIKQCNNLKHKCILSLIYSAGLRRSELINLKVTEIYSERRLIKIADAKGNKDRYTLLSDALLNMLRDYYKQFRPKFWLFEGNTNGSQYSATSIANILKEAARKARIYRRVTPHMLRHSFATHLLEQGTDLRYIQELLGHSSTKTTEIYTHVTNKNISNIKNPLDELFNDST
- a CDS encoding helix-turn-helix transcriptional regulator, with protein sequence MNNFGQKLKSMRELKGDPLRIVAFHLGVDQAVLSKIENGKRKATKRQVEMISDYFEVSTKELIIDWLSDKIVYDIEDEEFGYEAIKVAEEKIKYLKSNR
- a CDS encoding DNA cytosine methyltransferase, producing MESTYKRKLKVLDSFAGAGGFSLGFELTGRYEIIGGIEYDSWAAETFQFNHKNAKVLVGDIQQYSDDFLLEAFPEKPDVILGGPPCQGFSICNKNSGDPKDPRNSLFNEFIRLGKIFDPEIMIMENVPNIIKARTGDKKLVIEIIKEELEKLGYFTYHTILSATSFGVPQIRKRLVVVASKSKLKNPFPSPTHSLNGESQTLFNGSLKKCPTLWDAISDMPDIEAREGAEEMEYENPPQNSYQKMLRGDSKKVYNNKAMNHSKRVVERFSSMSCGDSVSDVPEHLKPLKRNGNGEISGKVYDQNNRRMHADKPCHTIAASFYANFVHPYKNRNFTPREGARVQSFPDWFVFKGKPTVVSHKLLEREGRAEEKHLCQYNQIGNAVPPLMAKAIAENIDKQLTFQFAKECMYTETI
- a CDS encoding Bpu10I family restriction endonuclease gives rise to the protein MYVHGDNLAQKEAHKTKYLDKDSRKYLIEIRKEYDKWRKANEKLKGPYIENSKDDIKILRERVKLFSEYKDFIDQQKYAEKFDSRSNLHSSVLEEFIYYIFRDLVYKFSKSALLGKAHAFKDIFFDSASFTEMINTPNARIEIKDHDFVIGVNIETNMQVSGSKKEQKAILQIPAVAIECKTYLDKTMLEGSSTAAEQLKMKNPNGIYIVVSEWLKLTSQVNLGKYKVDQVYVLRKQKNTDREFRYLDDYVKNPIHADVIEHLYNTVRTHLTSDWEKGVEFGLQKGYLL